From Halorientalis litorea:
AGGCCTCGTGGACCTCGAAGATGCTCGGATTTTGAACCGGTCCCGACCGCTTAGGTCGCCTGCTCGATTGCTTGGTCGAGGTCGGCTTTGATGTCCTCGATGCCCTCCAGTCCGACCGACAGGCGCACCATGTCGTCGGTGACGCCGGCGGCCGCTTTCTCCTCGTCGGTCAACTGCTGGTGTGTCGTACTCGCCGGGTGGATGATGAGCGTCTTGGCGTCGCCGACGTTTGCCAGCAGGCTGGCGATTTCGGTCGACTCGACCGTCGTCCGAGCGGCGTCGTAGCCCTGTTCCAGCCCGAACGTTATCATCCCGCCGTAGCCGCCGTCCAAGTACTCGCTGGCGTTGTCGTGGGTCTCGTGGTCGTCGAGGCCGGGGTAGGTCACCCACGACACTTCGGGGTGGTCCTGCAGGAACTCAGCGACGGCCATCGCGTTCTCGCAGTGGCGGGACATACGAGTCGGGAGCGTCTCGACGCCTTGGAGCGTCTGCCACGCGTCGAAGGGGGACTGCTGGTTACCCAAGTCCCGCAGGCCGCGGGCGATTGCCGTATAGGTGAACGCCTGCTCGCCCATCGCCTCGGCGAAGTTGACGCCGTGGTACGCGGGGTTGTCCTGTGCGATTTCGGGGTAGTCCTCGGCGTGGGCACTCCAGTCGAAGTTGCCCCCGTCGACGACGACGCCGCCCACCGTCGTCCCGTGTCCATGAATCCACTTCGTCGTGGAGTTCCACACGAGGTTCGCGCCGTGTTCGATAGGATTACACAGCGCGGGCGTGGCGAAGGTGTTGTCCACGAACAGCGGAATGCCGTGGTCCTCGGCAATCGAGGCGAGGCGGTCGAAGTCCGGCGTCACCAGCGCGGGGTTGCCGATGGTCTCACAGTGGATGTACTTCGTGTTCTCGTCGATGGCCTCCTCGTACGCCTCGTAGTCCAGCGTGTCCACGAAGCGTGTCTCCACGCCTTGCCGGGGGAGCGTGTGCGTGTAGTACGTGTAGGTGCCACCGTACAGCGCGGAGGCGGTGACGATGTTGTCCCCGGCGTCGGCGAGGATGAAGTCGGTGAGGTTCAACGCACCCATCCCCGAGGCGGTGGCGACGGCCCCCACCCCGCCTTCGAGGGCCGCGATGCGTTCCTGCAACATCTCGACGGTGGGGTTCATCAACCGCGAGTAGATGTAGCCCGGTTTCGCCAGCGCGAACTGGTCGGCGGCGTCCTCGGCGTCCTCGAAGACGTACGAGGTGGTCTGGTAGATGGGCGGGGCGCGCGCGCCCGTCGCCGGGTCCGGGTCCTCCTGTCCGACGTGCAGTGACTCGGTTTCGATGGAATCGTCGTCCGACATGTGCAGGTTGGGCGTTTACACGCCGCCGAGATATAGCTGTCTCCAATGGAGAGCGTCGAGTGAACACGTTCGGTCGAGTGCCGTCGGTCAGTCCGAGAATAGACTCGTGTGGACGGGCGCGAACTCACTTCCGCCGTCGCTCTCGCGAGTGTCGGTGACGGCGTTCCCGTCGAGGCCGTCGGCGAGGAAGTCAGACAGCGGCGGGCCAACCTTCTCGGGTTCGACGAGGAACGCGTCGTGGCCGTGGTCGGACTCGACGACGTGGTGGGCGACGCTCGCCTCCGTCTCGCGAAGGGCGTCGGCCAACTCTTCGGCCTGTTCGGTGGTGAAGTGCCAGTCGCCGGTGAACGACATCGCCAGCACCTCGCCGTCGAAGGCCGCCAGCGCGTCGGCGTCGCTCTCGAACCCGGCCGCGAGGTCGTAGTTGTCCATCGCGCGGGTCAGGTAGAGGTAGGAGTTGGCGTCGAACCGCTCGACGAACTTCTCGGCCTGATAATCGAGGTAGGACTCCACGTCGCGGTACGGGAAGAACGTGCCCGCGGGGTCGACGGGGAACGAACGCATGGCGTCCCGGCCCGCCGCGCGGCGGCCGAACTTCTGTTCCATGCTCGCCTTCGAGAGGTACATGACGTGGCCGATCTGGCGCGCCAGAGCCAACCCGTCGGTCGGTTTCGCGCCGGTACCGTAGTACTCCCCGCCCTGCCAGTCGTCGTCGGTGGTGATGGCACGGCGAGCGATGGCGTCCAGCGCGAGACACTGCGGGTCGAGGCGCGCGGCGGCGGCGATGGGGGCGAGCAGTTCGACGTGGTCGGGGTGGCGTTTCGCCCAGTCCAGCACGTTCATGCCGCCGACGCTCCCGCCGACGACGGCGTGGAGGTGCGGAACGCCCAGTTCGTCCAAGAGGAGTCGCTGGGCCTCCGTCCAGTCACCGACGGTGACGGCGGGGAACTCCGTGCCGTACGGGTCGCCCGTCTCGGGGTTCTCGCTGGCCGGCCCCGTGGACCCGTAGCAGGACCCGGGGACGTTCGCACAGACCACGTAGTACTCCGTCGTGTCGATGGCCTTCCCGGGGCCGACGATGTCATCCCACCACGCGCGGGCCTGTCCCGCCGTGCCGTCGCCCCCGCGGTGGCCCGCGACGTGGGCACTCCCGGTCAGGGCGTGACAGACGAGGACCGCGTTGTCGCCGGTGAACTCGCCGTAAGCCTCGTACCTGAGTTCGAGGTCGGGGATGGTCTCGCCGCACTCGAACTCGAACTCGCCAAGCGACACCGTCTCGCGTTCGACTTCCATTATGTGGCCTCCGTGATGGCGCGGTCGAGGTCCGCCAGAATGTCCTCGGCGTCCTCGATGCCGACCGAGAGCCGCACGAGGTCGGGCGTGACGCCGCTGGCGCGCTGTTCTTCCTCGGAGAGTTGGGCGTGGGTCGTGCTGGCAGGGTGGACGACCAGCGTCTTCGCGTCGCCGACGTTGGCGAGGAACTGGCCGAGTTCGACCGACTCACAGAAGTCCCGGCCGGCCGCGAAGCCACCGTCGAGCCCGAAGGCGACCATCCCGCCGTAGCCGCCGTCCAAGTACTCGCTGGCGTTGCCGTGGGTCTCGTGGTCGTCGAGGCCGGGATAGGTCACCCACGCCACCGCGGGATGGTCCCGGAGGTGTTCCGCGACAGCCATCGCGTTCTCGCAGTGACGGTCCATCCGGAGCGCGAGCGTCTCCGTGCCCTGCATCGTCTGCCACGCGTCGAACGGCGACTGGCCGTCACCGAGCGCGCGGACCGCGCGGTAGCGGGCGGCGGCGGCGAACGCACGGTCGCCGAAGTGCTCGCTAAAGTCGGTGCCGTCGAAGGCAGGGTTCGGGCCGCCGACCTCGGGAAACCGTTCGGGATGGTCGCCCCAAGGGAACGAGCCGCCGTCGACGAGGACGCCGCCGACGGTCGTCCCCGACCCGTGAATCCACTTCGTCGTCGACTCCCAGACGATATCGGCACCGTGCTCGAGCGGGTTGCAGAGTGCGGGCGTCCCGAACGTGTTGTCGACGAACAGCGGCACGTCGTTGTCGTCGCACACCGCCGCCAGTTCGTCGAAGTCGGGGGTGACGAGCGAGGGGTTGCCGATAGTCTCGCAGTGGACGTACGCGGTCTGCTCGTCGATGGCGTCGTCGTAGGCGGCGTAGTCGAGCGTGTCGACGAAGCGCGTCTCGATACCGCGCCGGCGGGCGTTGTGTGAGAGGTAGGTGTGCGTCCCGCCGTAGATGGACGACGCCGAGACGACGTTGTCGCCGGCCTCGGCCAACACCGAAGTAGCGGCGTCCAGCGCGGCCATGCCGCTTCCGGTCGCGACCGCGTCGACACCGTTCTCCAGCGACGCGAGCCGGTCCTCCAGCATCCGCACCGTAGGGTTGTGGAACCGCGAGTAGATGTTACCCTCGCCCTCCAAGGCGAACAGGTCCGCCGCGTGGTCGGCGTCCTCGAAAACGTAGGACGTAGTCTGGTAGATAGGTGGGGCGCGCGCGCCCGTCGCCGGGTCCGGGTCCTCCTGCCCGGCGTGGACACAGCGCGTCCCGAAGCGTCGTGTGTCATCAGTCATGTACGACACTCATATATCTCTAGCCATCTATAACCACGAGTTACGGCAAATATCTCAGCGACTGAGATTGTCACACACGCTACCGGTGGCGGCCCGGGAAAGCGTTATACTGTCGGCTCACGCACATCTCCGCGATGGTAACGGACCCACGCTGTCCGGCGTGTGGCGAGCCAGTCGGGGTACGCGCGACGTACTGTATGCACTGTGACTCCCAGTTCGACCGGCCCGTCGACGGTGACGGCAGCGAACCTCGGCGGTCGGGTTGGGGAGACGGGTTCGGCATCCCGGAAGTGAGCGACGAGGGGGACGACACCGGGACCGACCGAGGTGACCCGGTGGCCACCGACCCCGGCGGCACGGCGGCCGGTTCCGGGGGCGGCGAGGACTGGCTGGACCGCTACTTCGGCCCGGACGGACTCATCGACGACTCGCTGACCGTCGTCGGCGTCGTCTGTGGGTTCGTCGCACTCGTCGTCGTCGGCGTCGTCGGTGGCGGCGGGGTTGGCCTCCTCGCGGGACTCGGCGCGTGGGTCGGCGTGACGGCGTGGCTCGCCCGCCAATACTCCGTGTTCGGAGCAGTCCGGGGTGGGTGCTACGCGTTGGCCGTCGCGTTGCTCGCACTCCCGTTGGTCGCCCTCACCGACGCCGCCCGAGGCGGGACTCTCGTCGGGCAGATACTGCTGTTCGTCGTCGGAGAGTTGATATTCGGGCTGTTCGCACTCCCGCTGGTCGGTGTCGGGTACGCCGCCGGGAAGCGGCGGCCCGACCAGTCGGTGGGCACCACGGGGCCGGACAGCGGGGCCGCAGTCGAGGAGTAGGGTGTCGTCCGAGTACGGGCACTCACCGGTATCAAAACTACCATGACCTCCCGCCATGATTGTCCACCCACCGAGGCGGTTTCCGTGACCAAGAAACAGGAATACACCGGCGATTATCCGAACAAGACGCTCTATCTCCCGGGACCGACGGAAGTCCGCGAGGACGTCATCGAGGCGATGGCCGAACCGATGTTCGGGCACCGTATGGACCGGATGACGGACCTCTACACGACCATCGTGGAGGACACGAAGGACTTCCTCCACACCGACGAGGAGGTCATCATCCTCACCGCGTCGGGCACCGAGTTCTGGGAGGCGACGACGCTCAACCTCGTCGAGGACCGCATGCTGGTCCCGACATCCGGCAGTTTCAGCGAGCGACAGGCGAACGTCGCCGAGCGACTGGGCAAGGACGTGGACCGAATCGAGTACGAGTGGGGCGAGGCGGTCAAGCCCGCGGACGTGCGCGACGCCCTCGAAGCGAGCGACGAGGGGTACGACGCCGTCGGGATGGTGATGAACGAGACGTCGACTGGCGTACGCAACCCCATCGAGGAAATCGGTGACCTGCTGGGCGACTACCCGGATACGTACTTCGTCGTGGACGCCATCTCCGCGCTGGGCGGGGATTTCGTCGACATCGAGGCCCACAACATCGACTGCATCTTTACCTCGGTCCAGAAGGCGTTCGCCATGCCGCCGGGACTGGCCGTCTGTACGGTCAGCGACGACGCCTACGAGCGCGAACTCGAGAAAGAGTCGGCGTCGTGGTACGGCGGCTTCCAGCGGTGTCTGGACTACTACGACCGGAAGGGGCAGACTCACTCGACGCCCGCCATCCCGCTGATGCTCGCCTACCGCAAGCAGATGAAGCACATGCTCGACGAGAGCCACGAGGCCCG
This genomic window contains:
- a CDS encoding pyridoxal-phosphate-dependent aminotransferase family protein; translation: MTKKQEYTGDYPNKTLYLPGPTEVREDVIEAMAEPMFGHRMDRMTDLYTTIVEDTKDFLHTDEEVIILTASGTEFWEATTLNLVEDRMLVPTSGSFSERQANVAERLGKDVDRIEYEWGEAVKPADVRDALEASDEGYDAVGMVMNETSTGVRNPIEEIGDLLGDYPDTYFVVDAISALGGDFVDIEAHNIDCIFTSVQKAFAMPPGLAVCTVSDDAYERELEKESASWYGGFQRCLDYYDRKGQTHSTPAIPLMLAYRKQMKHMLDESHEARDQRHRDMAEYTREWAREHFGLFPEEGYESQTVTCIENTQGIDVAATIEEVSEEYDMVFSNGYGDIGEQTFRIGHMGEHTVESIAELTDAIEDVAGL
- a CDS encoding O-acetylhomoserine aminocarboxypropyltransferase/cysteine synthase family protein, with translation MSDDDSIETESLHVGQEDPDPATGARAPPIYQTTSYVFEDAEDAADQFALAKPGYIYSRLMNPTVEMLQERIAALEGGVGAVATASGMGALNLTDFILADAGDNIVTASALYGGTYTYYTHTLPRQGVETRFVDTLDYEAYEEAIDENTKYIHCETIGNPALVTPDFDRLASIAEDHGIPLFVDNTFATPALCNPIEHGANLVWNSTTKWIHGHGTTVGGVVVDGGNFDWSAHAEDYPEIAQDNPAYHGVNFAEAMGEQAFTYTAIARGLRDLGNQQSPFDAWQTLQGVETLPTRMSRHCENAMAVAEFLQDHPEVSWVTYPGLDDHETHDNASEYLDGGYGGMITFGLEQGYDAARTTVESTEIASLLANVGDAKTLIIHPASTTHQQLTDEEKAAAGVTDDMVRLSVGLEGIEDIKADLDQAIEQAT
- the metX gene encoding homoserine O-acetyltransferase MetX encodes the protein MEVERETVSLGEFEFECGETIPDLELRYEAYGEFTGDNAVLVCHALTGSAHVAGHRGGDGTAGQARAWWDDIVGPGKAIDTTEYYVVCANVPGSCYGSTGPASENPETGDPYGTEFPAVTVGDWTEAQRLLLDELGVPHLHAVVGGSVGGMNVLDWAKRHPDHVELLAPIAAAARLDPQCLALDAIARRAITTDDDWQGGEYYGTGAKPTDGLALARQIGHVMYLSKASMEQKFGRRAAGRDAMRSFPVDPAGTFFPYRDVESYLDYQAEKFVERFDANSYLYLTRAMDNYDLAAGFESDADALAAFDGEVLAMSFTGDWHFTTEQAEELADALRETEASVAHHVVESDHGHDAFLVEPEKVGPPLSDFLADGLDGNAVTDTRESDGGSEFAPVHTSLFSD
- a CDS encoding O-acetylhomoserine aminocarboxypropyltransferase/cysteine synthase family protein codes for the protein MTDDTRRFGTRCVHAGQEDPDPATGARAPPIYQTTSYVFEDADHAADLFALEGEGNIYSRFHNPTVRMLEDRLASLENGVDAVATGSGMAALDAATSVLAEAGDNVVSASSIYGGTHTYLSHNARRRGIETRFVDTLDYAAYDDAIDEQTAYVHCETIGNPSLVTPDFDELAAVCDDNDVPLFVDNTFGTPALCNPLEHGADIVWESTTKWIHGSGTTVGGVLVDGGSFPWGDHPERFPEVGGPNPAFDGTDFSEHFGDRAFAAAARYRAVRALGDGQSPFDAWQTMQGTETLALRMDRHCENAMAVAEHLRDHPAVAWVTYPGLDDHETHGNASEYLDGGYGGMVAFGLDGGFAAGRDFCESVELGQFLANVGDAKTLVVHPASTTHAQLSEEEQRASGVTPDLVRLSVGIEDAEDILADLDRAITEAT